Proteins from a single region of Catharus ustulatus isolate bCatUst1 chromosome 22, bCatUst1.pri.v2, whole genome shotgun sequence:
- the FZD9 gene encoding frizzled-9, giving the protein MAAARLRVALWVLWHFGVGGCGLELAGLEGSRGRAARCQPVDIPMCRGIGYNLTRMPNLLGHESQREAALKLHEFAPLVEYGCHVHLRFFLCSLYAPMCTDQVSASIPACRPMCEQARHKCVPIMEQFNFGWPESLDCGRLPTKNDPNALCMEAPENASTAEPHKGQGMLPVAPRPWPPGTATEGRGPNGLGACNNPEKFQYVEKSLSCAPKCSPGVDVYWSQEDKDFAFIWMAVWSTLCFVSTAFTVLTFLLDPHRFQYPERPIIFLSMCYNVYSVAFIIRSVAGAENIACDRENGELYIIQEGLESTGCTIVFLILYYFGMASSLWWVVLTLTWFLAAGKKWGHEAIEAHSSYFHMAAWGIPAMKTIVILTMRKVAGDELTGLCYVGSMDISALTGFVLIPLSCYLVIGTSFILTGFVALFHIRKIMKTGGTNTEKLEKLMVKIGVFSILYTVPATCVIVCYFYERLNMDYWMLRALEHGCLRLPGRHAANCSLEASVPTVAVFMLKIFMSLVVGITSGVWVWSSKTLQTWQSLCNRRLGMRTRGKPCSGVSCGGGHCHYKAPTVMLHMTKTDPYLDNPTHV; this is encoded by the coding sequence ATGGCGGCGGCACGGCTGCGGGTGgccctgtgggtgctgtggcaTTTTGGGGTGGGCGGTTGCGGGTTGGAGCTGGCGGGACTGGAGGGCTCGCGGGGGCGCGCGGCGCGGTGCCAGCCCGTGGACATCCCGATGTGCCGGGGGATCGGGTACAACCTGACCCGCATGCCCAACCTGCTGGGGCACGAGAGCCAGCGTGAGGCCGCCCTGAAGCTGCACGAGTTCGCCCCGCTGGTGGAGTACGGCTGCCACGTTCACCTGCgcttcttcctctgctccctctACGCACCGATGTGCACCGATCAGGTGAGCgccagcatccctgcctgccgcccCATGTGTGAGCAGGCCCGCCACAAGTGCGTCCCCATCATGGAACAGTTCAATTTCGGCTGGCCTGAGTCACTTGACTGTGGCAGGTTGCCCACCAAGAACGACCCAAATGCTCTCTGCATGGAGGCCCCTGAAAATGCCTCAACTGCTGAGCCGCACAAGGGTCAGGGGATGCTTCCCGTGGCCCCCCGGCCCTGGCCACCTGGCACTGCTACCGAGGGACGGGGACCCAATGGCCTGGGGGCTTGCAACAACCCTGAGAAGTTCCAGTACGTGGAGAAGAGCCTCTCATGCGCACCCAAGTGCTCCCCCGGGGTGGACGTATACTGGTCCCAGGAGGACAAGGACTTTGCCTTCATCTGGATGGCTGTCTGGTCCACCCTCTGCTTCGTCTCCACTGCCTTTACCGTCCTCACTTTTCTGCTTGACCCCCACCGCTTCCAGTACCCTGAGAGGCCCATCATTTTCCTCTCCATGTGCTACAACGTCTACTCTGTGGCCTTCATCATCCGCTCTGTGGCTGGGGCTGAGAACATTGCCTGTGACCGGGAGAACGGTGAGCTCTACATCAtacaggaggggctggagagcacAGGTTGCACCATTGTCTTCCTCATCCTCTACTATTTCGGCATGGCCAGCTCTCTCTGGTGGGTTGTCCTCACTCTCACCTGgttcctggctgctgggaagaAGTGGGGACACGAGGCCATTGAGGCTCACAGCAGCTACTTCCACATGGCTGCCTGGGGCATCCCAGCCATGAAGACTATTGTCATCCTTACCATGCGAAAGGTGGCGGGGGATGAGCTCACAGGGCTGTGCTATGTGGGGAGCATGGACATCAGTGCCCTGACTGGCTTTGTCCTCATCCCACTCTCCTGCTACCTGGTCATCGGCACCTCTTTCATCCTCACTGGCTTTGTTGCCCTCTTCCACATCCGGAAGATCATGAAGACAGGTGGCACCAACACggagaagctggagaagctgaTGGTGAAGATTGGGGTCTTCTCCATCCTCTACACTGTCCCGGCCACCTGTGTCATTGTCTGCTACTTCTATGAGCGGCTGAACATGGATTACTGGATGCTGAGGGCATTGGAGCATGGCTGCCTGCGCCTGCCTGGCCGCCATGCCGCCAACTGCTCCCTTGAGGCCTCGGTGCCCACTGTGGCTGTCTTCATGCTAAAGATTTTCATGTCACTGGTGGTGGGCATCACCAGCGGGGTGTGGGTGTGGAGCTCTAAAACGCTGCAGACCTGGCAGAGCCTGTGCAACAGGCGGCTGGGCATGAGGACGCGTGGCAAGCCCTGCAGCGGGGTCAGCTGTGGCGGGGGACACTGCCACTACAAAGCCCCCACAGTCATGCTGCACATGACCAAGACGGATCCGTACCTGGACAACCCAACTCACGTCTAG